The following are encoded in a window of Magnolia sinica isolate HGM2019 chromosome 11, MsV1, whole genome shotgun sequence genomic DNA:
- the LOC131219606 gene encoding 1-aminocyclopropane-1-carboxylate oxidase-like yields MEMSFPVINMEKLEGEERGVTMEVIKDACENWGFFELLNHGITPELMDEVERLTKEHYSKCMEERFKEAMAKMLEGAESSIDDMDWESTFFLRHLPESNMYEIPDLTDDYRKTMKEFVEKLEKLAEQLLDLLCENLGLEKGYLKKAFCGTKGPTFGTKVSNYPPCPRPELIKGLRAHTDAGGLILLFQDNQVSGLQLLKDDQWIDVPPMRHSIVINIGDQLEVITNGKYKSVMHRVVAQTSGNRMSIASFYNPGSDAVIFPAPALVEKEAEEHNEVYPKFVFEDYMKLYAGQKFLAKEPRFEAMKAVETVNLGPIATA; encoded by the exons atggagatGTCATTCCCAGTAATCAACATGGAGAAGCTGgagggagaagagagaggagtGACCATGGAAGTGATCAAAGACGCTTGTGAGAACTGGGGCTTCTTTGAG CTATTGAATCATGGTATCACACCCGAGCTGATGGACGAGGTGGAGAGGCTGACCAAGGAGCACTACAGCAAGTGCATGGAGGAGAGGTTCAAGGAAGCTATGGCTAAAATGCTTGAGGGAGCTGAGTCGTCCATCGACGACATGGACTGGGAGAGCACTTTCTTCTTGCGCCATCTCCCAGAATCCAACATGTATGAGATCCCAGACCTCACTGATGATTACAG AAAGACAATGAAGGAATTCGTGGAGAAATTAGAGAAACTGGCTGAACAACTGTTGGACTTGTTATGTGAGAATCTGGGGCTGGAGAAGGGATACCTGAAGAAGGCATTCTGTGGAACCAAGGGCCCCACATTTGGGACCAAGGTCAGCAACTATCCTCCGTGCCCACGGCCGGAACTGATCAAGGGCCTTCGTGCTCACACTGACGCTGGCggcctcatcctcctcttccaggACAACCAAGTCAGTGGTCTCCAGCTCCTCAAAGACGACCAATGGATCGACGTTCCTCCCATGCGTCACTCAATTGTAATCAACATAGGCGACCAGCTTGAG GTGATCACCAACGGTAAATACAAGAGCGTGATGCACCGGGTGGTGGCCCAGACGAGCGGAAACAGGATGTCAATTGCTTCATTCTACAACCCTGGGAGTGATGCTGTCATCTTCCCGGCGCCGGCACTGGTGGAGAAAGAAGCAGAGGAGCACAATGAGGTGTACCCGAAGTTTGTCTTTGAGGACTACATGAAGCTGTATGCAGGCCAGAAGTTCCTGGCCAAGGAGCCAAGGTTTGAGGCCATGAAGGCCGTGGAAACTGTGAATTTGGGTCCCATTGCAACTGCTTAA